The window GGACACCCACAACCGCCGCTACGCGCCCGCCGTGGACAAGGACGGCAAGCTCGCCGGCATCCTCACCCGCAAGGGCGCCCTGCGGGCCACGCTGTACACCCCGGCCGTGGACGCGCAGGGCAAGCTGCGCATCGCCGCCGCCGTCGGCATCAACGGCGACGTGGCGGGCAAGGCCAAGCAGCTGCTCGACGCGGGTGTGGACACGCTCGTCATCGACACCGCGCACGGCCACCAGGAGTCGATGATCAGCGCGATCAAGGTGGTCCGCGCCCTCGACCCGCAGGTGCCGATCGTCGCGGGCAACATCGTCTCCGCCGAGGGCGTCAAGGACCTCATCGACGCCGGCGCGGACATCATCAAGGTCGGCGTGGGCCCCGGCGCCATGTGCACCACCCGCATGATGACCGGCGTGGGCCGGCCGCAGTTCTCGGCCGTCCTGGAGTGCGCGGCCGAGGCGAAGAAGCACGGCAAGCACGTGTGGGCGGACGGCGGTGTCCGCCACCCGCGCGACGTGGCCATGGCTCTCGCGGCCGGCGCGTCCAACGTCATGGTCGGATCCTGGTTCGCCGGCACCTACGAGTCCCCGGGCGACCTCCAGCAGGACGCGGGCGGCCGGCTGTACAAGGAGTCGTTCGGCATGGCCTCCGCGCGCGCCGTGGCCAACCGGACCTCGGAGGAGTCGGCGTACGACCGGGCCCGCAAGGCGCTGTTCGAGGAGGGCATCTCCACCTCGCGGATGTTCCTCGACCCGGGCCGCCCGGGCGTCGAGGACCTGATCGACTCGATCATCGCGGGCGTCCGCTCCTCCTGCACCTACGCCGGCGCCGGCTCCCTGGAGGAGTTCGCCGAGAAGGCGATCGTCGGCATCCAGAGCGCCGCCGGCTACGCCGAGGGCAAGCCGCTGCACGCCAGCTGGAGCTGACCCCAAGTACCTTCCGCACGGCCCCCGTTGTTCCCCTCCCGGGAACAGCGGGGGCCGTCGGCGTTCCCGGGCTCCGCGCGGCCGGCGGAGCCCGTCGCCAGGTCGTCGTGCAACGGTCGGCAGCCCGCGCGCAACGATTTGGCATTCCGGTCGGATGAACGCAATGATCATGCGGGCATGCGCAAGGTTGCTGCATTACGCCCGTAAAGCCCACCCCCGTAGGGTGCTGCGCTGTACGTGGCGTGGCGGGGACTCCGCTCGGCGGACTCCTGCTCTCGCGGGCTGCCGCCGGTCCCCGCCCCGAGGGTCCGGCGGCCATGCCGGACCCGACCCACCCAGACCGGCAGCGATAAGGAGCCCGTACGTGCTCGACCAAGGCGCACCCCCGCACAACGAGAGAGCGGCCGCCCCCGCGTCCCCGGGCGTCGCCGCGCGCCTCATGCGTCGCAAGCCCGTGGAACGCCTGGTCGCCGAGGGCGGCCAGGGCGAGGGAGGGCAGCTCCGGCGCTCCCTCGGACTGTGGCAGCTGACCATGATCAGCATCGGTGCCACGCTCGGCACCGGCATCTTCGTCGTCCTCGGCGACGCCGTCCCGAAGGCCGGTCCGGCGGTCACCCTGGCCTTCGTGATCGCCGGTCTCACGGCCCTGTTCTCGGCGCTGTCGTACGCCGAGCTGGCGGGCAGCATCCCGGTCGCCGGCTCCTCCTACTCGTATGCGTACGCAACGCTGGGTGAGCTGGTCGCCTGGGTCTGCGGCTGGTGTCTGGTGCTGGAGTACGGCGTGTCGGTGGCCGCCGTCGCCGTCGGCTGGGGCGAGTACCTCAACGAGCTGCTCGACGGCACCGTCGGTGTCACCATCCCGGGCGTCCTGTCCTCGGCGCCGGGCGAGGGCGGCATCATCAACCTGCCCGCCCTGATCGTCGTCCTGCTGGCGATGGTGTTCCTGCTCGGCGGTGCGCGCGAGTCCGCCCGCGCCAACACGATCATGGTCTGCGTGAAGATCGTCGCCCTCGTGCTGTTCTGCGCGGTGGGCTTCATGGGCTTCAAGTCCGGCAACTACGCCGACTTCATGCCGCTCGGCATGACGGGTGTCAGCGCCGCCGGTGCCACGCTGTTCTTCTCGTACATCGGTTTCGACGCCGCCTCCACCGCCGGTGAGGAGGCCAAGAACCCCAAGCGGGACCTGCCCCGGGCGATCATGCTCTCGCTGATCATCGTGACCGTGCTGTACGTGCTCGTCGCGGGCGTCGCCGTCGGCGCCTGGAACTGGAAGAAGTTCGACGGCTCGGAGGCGACCCTCGCCGCGATCATGGACGACGTCACCGGCCAGACCTTCTGGGGCACCCTGCTGGCGCTGGGCGCGGTCATCTCCATCGCGAGCGTGGTGCTCACCGTTCTCTACGGCCAGACCCGCATCCTCTTCGCGATGGCCCGCGACGGCCTGGTGCCGAAGGCGCTCGGCAAGGTCCACGCGAAGACCGGCTCGCCCCGCCTCAACACGGTGATCGTGTCCCTCTTCTGCGGTGTGCTCGCCGCACTCATCCCGTTGGGCAAGCTGGTCGACGCCACCAGCATCGGCACGCTGTTCGCCTTCGCCCTCGTCAACGTCGCGGTGATCGTCCTGCGGTACAAGCGGCCGGGGCTGGAGCGCACGTTCAAGGTGCCGTTCGGGCCGGTGCTGCCGGTGCTGGGCTTCCTGTTCTGCGCGTACAACATGTTCAGCCTCGACACCGTCACGTGGGTCGTCTTCGGATGCTGGATGGCCGTCGGGCTCGTGTTCTACTTCGTGTACGGCTATCGCCGTTCCCGTCTCGCGACCGACGACGTGCTCGCGGTGACGGCAGAGAAGTGATCGAACCGAAGAAGTGAACAACCCCCTGTGCTGAACGATCTCGACGAACGCATCGTGCACGCCCTCGCCGAGGACGCCCGCCGCTCCTACGCGGACATCGGGCAGATGGTCGGCCTGTCCGCGCCCGCGGTGAAGCGGCGCGTGGACCGGCTCCGCGCCACCGGAGCCATCACCGGGTTCACCGTCCGGGTGGATCCGGCGGCGCTCGGCTGGGAGACCGAGGGATTCATCGAGATCCACTGCCGGCGCAACACCTCGCCGGAGACCATCCAGCGGGGTCTGGAGCGCTACCAGGAGGTCGTGGCCGCGTCGACCGTCACCGGCGACGCGGACGCGATCGCCCAGGTCTTCGCCTCCGACATGCGCCACTTCGAGCGGGTCCTGGAGCGGATCGCGGGGGAGCCGTTCGTGGAACGGACCAAGTCCGTCCTGGTGCTGTCCCCGCTGCTGCGCCGCTTCTCCTCCGGCGCACCGGGATAGGCACGGGTCGCGGGGGCGGGGCGCAGGGCCTCAAGAGGCGCGAGCGACCGCCGCGGACCCGCACCCGGCGACCATCGCGCGCCCCGTTCTCTACTCCGCCGCCTTCCGCGCGAGCGGATTGTTACCGATCGAGTTGTGCACGCTGAAGCTCACCGCGTCCGGCCGGTAGCGGTCGTCCGACCACTCGACCGGCCGGCCCTCCCGTGTCGTCGTCACACGCCGCACCCGCAGCAGCGGGCTGGTCCGGCGCACCCCGAGCAACTCGGCGTCCAGCGCGCCGCAGGCCACCGCGTCGATGACGTGCTCGCCGTAGGCGAAGACCAGACCGGTGTCGTCGTACAGGCGCTGGGTGACCGACGGACAGTCGGGCTCGATCGCCTCGACCGCGGGGGAGATCCAGTCGGCGTACACGGTGCGCTCCAGCAGCACCGGCTCGCCGTCCAGGCCACGCACCCGCAGGACGTGCAACACCGGTGTGCCGACGGTGAGTTGCAGGCGCGCGGCGTCCTCGTGGCCGGCCGGGCGGTACTCCTGGGTCACGACGTGGCCGGTGGCCTCGTGGCCCATGGCCCGCGCCCACTGGGCGAAGCTGCGCAGTTCCTCGAAGGTCTGGCTGCGGCGGCTGGCCAGGACCACCCGGCGGGCGCCCTGCCGGGACCCGATGAGCCCTTCGGCGGTCAGGGCGGCGACGGCCTGGCGGACGGTGCCGCGCGAGACGCCGTAGTGCGCGGCGAGTTCCGACTCCGAGGGCAGCCTGCTGCCGACCGCGTACACCTCGCGGTCGATCGCGCGGCGCAGTTCGTCCGCGATCTCCTCGTGTCGCGCCGTCATGCTTCCCCTCTGCGTAGGCCGCTGTGCACAGCGTGACCAGCCTAATCGACGTTCCCCGGTGATCCGTGCCGGCCGGAAGTGTGCAGGGAATCAGGGGTTGCTGTTTCGCCGGTGTTCACGGA of the Streptomyces sp. 1222.5 genome contains:
- a CDS encoding Lrp/AsnC family transcriptional regulator is translated as MLNDLDERIVHALAEDARRSYADIGQMVGLSAPAVKRRVDRLRATGAITGFTVRVDPAALGWETEGFIEIHCRRNTSPETIQRGLERYQEVVAASTVTGDADAIAQVFASDMRHFERVLERIAGEPFVERTKSVLVLSPLLRRFSSGAPG
- a CDS encoding GntR family transcriptional regulator translates to MTARHEEIADELRRAIDREVYAVGSRLPSESELAAHYGVSRGTVRQAVAALTAEGLIGSRQGARRVVLASRRSQTFEELRSFAQWARAMGHEATGHVVTQEYRPAGHEDAARLQLTVGTPVLHVLRVRGLDGEPVLLERTVYADWISPAVEAIEPDCPSVTQRLYDDTGLVFAYGEHVIDAVACGALDAELLGVRRTSPLLRVRRVTTTREGRPVEWSDDRYRPDAVSFSVHNSIGNNPLARKAAE
- a CDS encoding amino acid permease; the encoded protein is MLDQGAPPHNERAAAPASPGVAARLMRRKPVERLVAEGGQGEGGQLRRSLGLWQLTMISIGATLGTGIFVVLGDAVPKAGPAVTLAFVIAGLTALFSALSYAELAGSIPVAGSSYSYAYATLGELVAWVCGWCLVLEYGVSVAAVAVGWGEYLNELLDGTVGVTIPGVLSSAPGEGGIINLPALIVVLLAMVFLLGGARESARANTIMVCVKIVALVLFCAVGFMGFKSGNYADFMPLGMTGVSAAGATLFFSYIGFDAASTAGEEAKNPKRDLPRAIMLSLIIVTVLYVLVAGVAVGAWNWKKFDGSEATLAAIMDDVTGQTFWGTLLALGAVISIASVVLTVLYGQTRILFAMARDGLVPKALGKVHAKTGSPRLNTVIVSLFCGVLAALIPLGKLVDATSIGTLFAFALVNVAVIVLRYKRPGLERTFKVPFGPVLPVLGFLFCAYNMFSLDTVTWVVFGCWMAVGLVFYFVYGYRRSRLATDDVLAVTAEK
- a CDS encoding GuaB1 family IMP dehydrogenase-related protein, whose protein sequence is MQHVRFLNDIQPAYDLTYDDVFMVPSRSAVGSRQGVDLSSPDGTGTTIPLVVANMTAIAGRRMAETMARRGGLVVIPQDIPIDVVTEVVSWVKSRHHVLDTPIVLAPHQTVADALALLPKRAHNAGVVVDENQRPIGVVTDADLTGVDRFTQLEVVMSKDLLLLDADIDPREAFQTLDTHNRRYAPAVDKDGKLAGILTRKGALRATLYTPAVDAQGKLRIAAAVGINGDVAGKAKQLLDAGVDTLVIDTAHGHQESMISAIKVVRALDPQVPIVAGNIVSAEGVKDLIDAGADIIKVGVGPGAMCTTRMMTGVGRPQFSAVLECAAEAKKHGKHVWADGGVRHPRDVAMALAAGASNVMVGSWFAGTYESPGDLQQDAGGRLYKESFGMASARAVANRTSEESAYDRARKALFEEGISTSRMFLDPGRPGVEDLIDSIIAGVRSSCTYAGAGSLEEFAEKAIVGIQSAAGYAEGKPLHASWS